In Cyanobium sp. Tous-M-B4, a single genomic region encodes these proteins:
- a CDS encoding AAA family ATPase, protein MAPSVHGEALSHLGVSGYRSLQQLMLPLGPLTVVSGANGCGKSNLFRALGLVAAAARGDLVATLAAEGGLLAVLWAGPEQGSQGARLRLGFAGKTLSYAIELGYRADD, encoded by the coding sequence GTGGCCCCATCCGTCCACGGAGAAGCCCTGAGTCATTTGGGCGTCTCGGGTTACCGCTCCTTGCAGCAGCTGATGCTGCCCCTCGGCCCGCTCACAGTTGTGAGCGGCGCCAACGGCTGTGGCAAGAGCAACCTATTCCGAGCCCTGGGGTTGGTGGCCGCCGCCGCCCGCGGCGATCTGGTAGCCACCCTGGCCGCAGAAGGGGGATTGCTGGCGGTGCTTTGGGCTGGCCCGGAGCAGGGCAGCCAGGGAGCCAGGCTGCGGCTCGGTTTCGCGGGGAAGACGTTGTCGTACGCGATCGAACTGGGCTACCGCGCGGACGATTAG
- a CDS encoding AAA family ATPase, with translation MQRSGAVVERCGDRRSPLALEVAPHESLFTAVSDPLEAPEVFQLRRTLLSWRFYDSFRTDRLAPARLAHLSTRTPSLAAIGDAFPGCRLAVDTSQPSFRLQLHQQGLLRPLDAAELSDGTLHYLVLNEPENSLHPDLLPPLARLIDAVAQRTQVWVIAHAEALITTLQKTSGCRLLQLEREQGATLLPGQSALDRAAWRWPS, from the coding sequence GTGCAGCGCAGCGGCGCCGTGGTGGAACGCTGCGGTGACCGCCGCAGCCCCCTAGCCCTGGAGGTGGCACCGCACGAGAGCCTGTTCACGGCCGTCTCCGATCCACTCGAGGCGCCGGAGGTGTTTCAGCTCCGGCGCACACTTCTGAGCTGGCGCTTCTACGACAGCTTTCGCACCGATCGCCTGGCGCCGGCCAGGCTCGCGCACCTCTCCACACGCACGCCGTCGCTGGCCGCCATCGGCGATGCCTTCCCGGGGTGTCGCCTGGCGGTGGACACCAGCCAGCCAAGCTTTCGCCTGCAGCTGCACCAACAAGGCCTGCTGCGCCCGCTTGATGCAGCGGAACTCTCTGATGGCACCCTGCACTACCTGGTGCTGAACGAGCCGGAAAACAGCCTGCATCCCGATCTCCTGCCGCCCCTGGCGCGGTTGATCGATGCGGTGGCGCAGCGAACCCAGGTCTGGGTGATCGCCCACGCCGAGGCGCTGATCACCACCCTGCAGAAAACATCGGGCTGCCGCCTACTGCAGCTGGAGCGCGAACAGGGTGCCACGCTGCTGCCGGGTCAATCGGCGCTAGATCGCGCAGCCTGGCGCTGGCCTTCCTAG
- a CDS encoding DUF3955 domain-containing protein — MALSAGLAAGSVACLLAFQMIGSRVDAKGVLREPFGLLPISALLLLGSGITLTGARAARGRKP; from the coding sequence ATGGCCTTGTCTGCTGGCTTAGCGGCCGGCTCGGTGGCCTGTCTGCTCGCCTTCCAAATGATCGGCTCCCGGGTGGATGCCAAGGGCGTGCTGCGCGAACCGTTTGGCCTGCTGCCCATCAGCGCCCTACTCCTCCTGGGGAGCGGCATCACGCTCACAGGCGCCCGGGCAGCACGGGGACGAAAGCCCTGA